A genomic segment from Montipora foliosa isolate CH-2021 chromosome 9, ASM3666993v2, whole genome shotgun sequence encodes:
- the LOC137971066 gene encoding protein Njmu-R1-like: protein MVDVEQQQQPSADKPRSSTNDDFHGFALYKFKARRPNNGDTQKKQNDDEKVDGGVSSKGASEETGEDSVADFLRKEATTNNDFSLSLLSTNLSGEQETELRTFMAKRLTRGPLYSGSGHISTLEEFFPDQSAICYYCLLRGGKETGEEDNKSQQMDSLEYGSYLSKDYVICLVSGGKSGLDLFQKELDEYSKGLLPSIDRYCESQDVQESFKHLEEWYDENVKFVCRCTSMLKEHLASIIQLGLLGGKLQVDNEDTRMQKDFKMFVDACSTANVLDSLNGTKKNTEDLAECFAIIPMEIVLKTDGIVCSLSNKVTTRFCREWTKTMMSGEVDNPVFLRQVIENYKLRVNHDMNTLRRLLRQAEMDHYALYRSYVFLLKSGNGPILLRNTTLEAHALASEDTLNIIKALEEYIEENKQFGIEALSE, encoded by the exons ATGGTGGACgtcgaacaacaacaacagccaAGTGCTGACAAACCAAGATCGTCAACAAATGATGATTTCCATGGATTTGCGCTTTACAAGTTTAAAGCACGCAG GCCTAATAATGGAGACacgcaaaagaaacaaaacgacGATGAAAAAGTTGACGGTGGAGTGTCAAGTAAGGGTGCATCAGAGGAGACGGGTGAGGACTCTGTGGCGGATTTTCTGCGGAAAGAGGCAACAACTAATAACGATTTCAG CCTGTCCCTTTTGAGTACAAATTTATCTGGAGAGCAAGAAACAGAACTGAGGACATTCATGGCTAAGCGACTCACCAGAGGACCGTTGTATAGCGGCAGCGGACATATCAGCACCCTAGAGGAATTTTTTCCTGATCAATCAGCAATTTGTTATTACTGTTTACTTAGAGGTGGAAAAGAGACTGGCGAAGAAGACAacaaaagtcaacaaat GGACTCTCTTGAATATGGAAGCTACCTTTCTAAGGATTATGTGATTTGTCTTGTTTCTGGTGGAAAAAGTGGACTTGACTT ATTTCAGAAGGAATTAGATGAGTACAGTAAAGGACTTCTACCAAGCATTGACAGATATTGT gAATCACAAGATGTGCAGGAAAGCTTCAAGCATCTTGAAGAATGGTATGATGAAAAT GTAAAATTTGTATGTCGATGCACAAGCATGTTAAAAGAACATCTGGCCAGCATAATACAATTG GGTCTGTTAGGTGGAAAGTTACAAGTAGATAATGAAGATACAAGGATGCAAAAGGATTTTAAAAT GTTTGTTGATGCTTGTAGCACTGCAAATGTATTGGACAGCCTAAATGGCACAAAAAAG AACACAGAAGATTTAGCCGAGTGCTTCGCAATTATACCCATGGAAATCGTTTTAAAAACCGATGGCATAGTGTGCAGTCTCAGTAATAAAG TCACAACCCGTTTTTGTCGAGAATGGACCAAAACTATGATGAGTGGTGAAGTGGACAATCCCGTGTTTCTTCGTCAGGTCATTGAGAACTACAAACTTAGg gtTAATCATGATATGAATACACTAAGGAGACTTTTGAGACAAGCCGAAATGGATCACTACGCCTTGTACAG GTCTTACGTCTTTTTGCTGAAAAGTGGCAATGGACCTATTTTGTTGCGGAATACCACTTTAGAAGCTCATGCCCTCGCTTCTGAAGACACGCTTAATATCATCAAAGCTCTTGAAGAGTATATCgaagaaaacaaacaatttgGAATAGAGGCTTTGTCTGAATGA
- the LOC137970064 gene encoding probable tRNA(His) guanylyltransferase isoform X1: protein MAKSKYEYVRKFEQNDHCLLNCWIVIRIDGRNFHRFSDAHNFEKPNDQRALLLMNKCAETVMKEFTDVVIAYGQSDEFSLVFKRSTSQFSRRASKLVTNLVSLFSSSYVFYWSHFFMSQELLYPPMFDGRVVLYPAEKNLRDYLSWRQADCHINNLYNTCFWCLVQQGGLTAGQAEDRLNGTVSGDKNEILFSEFNINYNNLPQIYRKGSVLIWEKISDTSESGQADNVQKARRQVAVHHTDIIGDMFWNEHVDILDS, encoded by the exons ATGGCGAAAAGCAAGTATGAATATGTTAGGAAGTTTGAACAAAATGACCACTGCCTTCTAAATTGTTGGATCGTCATTCGGATCGATGGAAGAAACTTTCATAG ATTCTCAGATGCGCATAATTTTGAGAAACCAAATGACCAAAGAGCCTTGCTGCTCATGAATAAATGTGCAGAAACCGTGATGAAGGAATTTACTGATGTAGTGATTGCTTATGGACAAAGTGATGAATTCAG tttagtttttaaaagaaGCACATCGCAATTTAGTAGAAGAGCAAG CAAGTTAGTGACTAATTTGGTGTCATTGTTCTCATCGTCTTACGTATTTTACTGGAGCCACTTCTTCATGTCTCAAGAACTTCTTTATCCACCCATGTTTGATGGGCGAGTTGTTTTGTATCCCGCAGAGAAAAATTTGAGAGACTACTTGAGCTGGAGACAAGCAGATT gTCATATTAACAATCTTTACAACACATGCTTTTGGTGCTTGGTACAGCAAGGTGGCCTGACAGCAGGCCAAGCTGAAGACAGATTAAAT GGAACAGTGTCCGGTGACAAGAATGAGATACTCTTCTCTGAATTTAACATAAATTACAACAACCTTCCTCAAATATATCGCAAAGGATCCGTACTCATCTGGGAGAAG ATCAGTGACACAAGCGAGTCTGGTCAAGCTGACAATGTTCAAAAAGCCAGGAGACAAGTTGCAGTACACCACACCGACATTATAGGCGACATGTTTTGGAATGAACATGTAGATATTCTTGACAGTTAA
- the LOC137970064 gene encoding probable tRNA(His) guanylyltransferase isoform X2 translates to MAKSKYEYVRKFEQNDHCLLNCWIVIRIDGRNFHRFSDAHNFEKPNDQRALLLMNKCAETVMKEFTDVVIAYGQSDEFSKLVTNLVSLFSSSYVFYWSHFFMSQELLYPPMFDGRVVLYPAEKNLRDYLSWRQADCHINNLYNTCFWCLVQQGGLTAGQAEDRLNGTVSGDKNEILFSEFNINYNNLPQIYRKGSVLIWEKISDTSESGQADNVQKARRQVAVHHTDIIGDMFWNEHVDILDS, encoded by the exons ATGGCGAAAAGCAAGTATGAATATGTTAGGAAGTTTGAACAAAATGACCACTGCCTTCTAAATTGTTGGATCGTCATTCGGATCGATGGAAGAAACTTTCATAG ATTCTCAGATGCGCATAATTTTGAGAAACCAAATGACCAAAGAGCCTTGCTGCTCATGAATAAATGTGCAGAAACCGTGATGAAGGAATTTACTGATGTAGTGATTGCTTATGGACAAAGTGATGAATTCAG CAAGTTAGTGACTAATTTGGTGTCATTGTTCTCATCGTCTTACGTATTTTACTGGAGCCACTTCTTCATGTCTCAAGAACTTCTTTATCCACCCATGTTTGATGGGCGAGTTGTTTTGTATCCCGCAGAGAAAAATTTGAGAGACTACTTGAGCTGGAGACAAGCAGATT gTCATATTAACAATCTTTACAACACATGCTTTTGGTGCTTGGTACAGCAAGGTGGCCTGACAGCAGGCCAAGCTGAAGACAGATTAAAT GGAACAGTGTCCGGTGACAAGAATGAGATACTCTTCTCTGAATTTAACATAAATTACAACAACCTTCCTCAAATATATCGCAAAGGATCCGTACTCATCTGGGAGAAG ATCAGTGACACAAGCGAGTCTGGTCAAGCTGACAATGTTCAAAAAGCCAGGAGACAAGTTGCAGTACACCACACCGACATTATAGGCGACATGTTTTGGAATGAACATGTAGATATTCTTGACAGTTAA
- the LOC137970064 gene encoding probable tRNA(His) guanylyltransferase isoform X3, with amino-acid sequence MNKCAETVMKEFTDVVIAYGQSDEFSLVFKRSTSQFSRRASKLVTNLVSLFSSSYVFYWSHFFMSQELLYPPMFDGRVVLYPAEKNLRDYLSWRQADCHINNLYNTCFWCLVQQGGLTAGQAEDRLNGTVSGDKNEILFSEFNINYNNLPQIYRKGSVLIWEKISDTSESGQADNVQKARRQVAVHHTDIIGDMFWNEHVDILDS; translated from the exons ATGAATAAATGTGCAGAAACCGTGATGAAGGAATTTACTGATGTAGTGATTGCTTATGGACAAAGTGATGAATTCAG tttagtttttaaaagaaGCACATCGCAATTTAGTAGAAGAGCAAG CAAGTTAGTGACTAATTTGGTGTCATTGTTCTCATCGTCTTACGTATTTTACTGGAGCCACTTCTTCATGTCTCAAGAACTTCTTTATCCACCCATGTTTGATGGGCGAGTTGTTTTGTATCCCGCAGAGAAAAATTTGAGAGACTACTTGAGCTGGAGACAAGCAGATT gTCATATTAACAATCTTTACAACACATGCTTTTGGTGCTTGGTACAGCAAGGTGGCCTGACAGCAGGCCAAGCTGAAGACAGATTAAAT GGAACAGTGTCCGGTGACAAGAATGAGATACTCTTCTCTGAATTTAACATAAATTACAACAACCTTCCTCAAATATATCGCAAAGGATCCGTACTCATCTGGGAGAAG ATCAGTGACACAAGCGAGTCTGGTCAAGCTGACAATGTTCAAAAAGCCAGGAGACAAGTTGCAGTACACCACACCGACATTATAGGCGACATGTTTTGGAATGAACATGTAGATATTCTTGACAGTTAA
- the LOC137970065 gene encoding charged multivesicular body protein 6-A-like produces MGSLFSRKKEPERPKITEQDKAVLALKQQRDKLKQYQKKIQLNLEKERQLAKKLLQEGKKNKAKLLLKKKRYQEQTLERTDNQLENLEKMVQDVEFAQIQLKVADGLKQGNEALKKMHEIMSIEDVEKIMDETKEGIEYQREIDELLSGSLTQEDEDAVLEELEEMTKSIAEDDQEFPTELPEVPTNEPGEKRAPKAKETRREAEMVQA; encoded by the exons ATGGGCTCTCTTTTTAGCAGGAAGAAAGAACCAGAAAGGCCTAAAATAACTGAACAAGACAAAGCAGTTTTG GCCTTGAAACAGCAGAGGGATAAACTGAAACAGTACCAGAAAAAG ATACAGCTTAATCTTGAAAAGGAGCGACAGTTGGCAAAAAAGCTGTTGcaggaaggaaagaaaaa TAAAGCAAAATTACTGCTCAAGAAGAAAAGATACCAAGAACAGACCCTGGAAAGAACAGATAACCAGTTAGAAAACCTAGAAAAAATG GTTCAAGATGTAGAATTTGCCCAAATCCAACTTAAAGTTGCTGATGGACTTAAGCAAGGAAACGAAGcattgaaaaaaatgcatgag aTAATGTCAATTGAGGATGTAGAAAAGATAATGGATGAGACAAAAGAAGGCATTGAGTACCAAAGG GAAATTGATGAACTTTTGAGTGGAAGTTTGACCCAGGAAGATGAAGATGCTGTGTTAGAAGAGCTGGAAGAAATGACTAAG tctATAGCAGAAGATGACCAAGAATTTCCAACAGAATTACCAGAAGTACCCACAAATGAACCTG GGGAGAAGAGGGCACcgaaagcaaaagaaacaaGGAGAGAAGCAGAGATGGTGCAAGCTTGA